In Plasmodium gaboni strain SY75 chromosome 11, whole genome shotgun sequence, the following proteins share a genomic window:
- a CDS encoding hypothetical protein (conserved Plasmodium protein, unknown function~part of same gene as PGSY75_1130600A~gap found within coding sequence) — YASCNVPEKKSIGKKIKLVIDLSRILYLLEEGLQNSYLIKYVNRHITLENYAIVFFNHQNLNLTNFKYF; from the exons ATATGCTTCTTGTAATGTCCCAGAAAAAAAGTCCAttggaaaaaaaataaaacttGTTATTGATTTATCAAg AATTCTTTATCTTTTGGAGGAAGGACTACAAAATTCGTACttaattaaatatgtaaatagACACATAACTTTAGAAAATTATGCAATCGTATTTTTTAATCAtcaaaatttaaatttaacCAACTTCAAATATTTCTAA
- a CDS encoding putative structural maintenance of chromosome protein, with product NINDNINDNINDNVNDSSGNNNLYGSRIIQKGKHMQSDKKDECYDKEGMKDNNHINNVQSLMPLDDSIMTPSNHNNLNSDLLLKHKEQSYKMKMNRYSESNLKQADLSISHDYLNNSVLSSIGFYKENDLCFIKYIIVCNFKSYEDENIIGPFSKFTSIIGPNGSGKSNIMDCICFALGINNKYLRVKNLRNLIYHKENEKVEEIHKRICYVKIILECNKENVEIKRTLNYKGVSNFYINDKLVDQKEYMNFLRKNRIETKTKTCLIFQGDIEDIINKKPNELAKLFEYISGSDEYEQIYEDIKEKLKEKQINCKNYLNEKKKIEQEIKIHKIQMNDNIQHNKLKENYESEIKLYYLFKLYHYFKKKEKFKEDLLLYKEEKLQFEQDILNKNKKKANELEKNNLIKKKESIKIEEQIKTHYIQLNQFTILLNEISEKKKFCNDSLQKFLSNKKLKTNMQEHCNRFIENLNSQIKEQNKKLENEYKSKLKINIKFFSQYESIQNIIKTKIEEHKKMISLGGEKGDHKSSVYLNNENVKKNDKKGKRDKKKNININRDHINNDNINDDNMNISNSDHSNNYNMIEYYTNMLNFLKDEKILNKIHIDSTNNYECPYENYNIIEFIENLDEYKQCKETYLYLCANSNININNYTNLSCSLKKDIKELQEECDTLNRKKQKELLEYESEKLAYDQLNDRIYKLNNIIKEQDDNIQNNKMKIKMWNDTILQNEKQIEILEEQTNILNVHKNELIAFEKKRDIIKNLQNIFGQDQVYDEVSNLYQVNNQIYYTALNNILNKFNNFLVVKNIDIGMKCIKYLKENKLQRMDFIPYENFVSNLKKKKKNKNNIIEDNYTRRDEKQQHIQNQQEHYDDSHNNEHNTYVDKNNTNISSFNNVEKVINTFKKKNIILANNCLVCDQKYKIMFDYLIGEDTLIVDKIKDAEDIKNKFPYININMVTLNGHVISKNNNLIIDITNKYSDIEKFNNKRLNINLYNKLINQKEECLNNINDCNRNIIQTNELINKQQSEYELNKKKISSILIKKNIFENEIEAKNKVMEHYEQKIDKLKNIDLKKKLELLDSYEKELFKERNSLSLYQKDAFKNLNEKFKIDNIYEIIEHNLRDMDKIDEHINRIKNNIKKLNDDINELLDKKNEINFLQKNEQSIDEDNIKKELISLEKQEKDSNQQIDNIHKILQDLEGEKINIHKNLNNLNQELNQLRDNININFEKYEHIENKIENSQKKIQIYTQFINDLINECDINSVNIFLTNNLLKDIDDQTTDMEQKIHKKKRNNKNKNNKKNKKNHMSSDPHQKRKSKLLESSDSEQEDNTSNASNTSCNNSEDENDILEQNEEKQNNILLSNISFDLLSDELKNMENDKDINNQKENMEKEIERKKKLLKLKNVNCNAEKEYEKLTSKLKSIDASLSEERKECNLFERNFRILQKKRSYKFLHCFNYIKNIIDNVYNNLTYNAKHHVGGQAFLDLCNFNEFNKDDEPFYCGIKYNNMPPMKRYFEISELSGGEKSISALALIFSIQKYINNSFIILDEVDANMDPLKIHSLTRYLNSINSQVIVISLKEKFFSKSQSLIGVYKNKHKKCSKTITLDISKYRQDLTNN from the coding sequence taatataaatgataatataaatgataatataaatgataatgtAAATGATAGTAGtggtaataataatctTTATGGTAGTAGAATTATTCAAAAAGGAAAGCATATGCAAAGTGACAAGAAGGATGAATGTTATGATAAAGAAGGAATGAAAgataataatcatataaataatgtaCAAAGTTTAATGCCCCTTGATGATTCCATTATGACCCCAAGTAACcataataatttgaattctgatttattattaaaacataAGGAGCAATCATATAAGATGAAGATGAATAGATACAGTGAATCTAATTTAAAACAAGCAGATCTATCAATATCTCATGATTATTTAAACAATAGTGTACTATCAAGTATTGGtttttataaagaaaatgatttgtgttttattaaatatataattgtatgTAATTTTAAGAGTTATgaagatgaaaatattatcgGTCCTTTTTCAAAATTTACTTCTATTATTGGACCAAATGGATCAGGCAAATCAAATATTATGGATTGTATATGCTTTGCTCTAGgcataaataataaatatttacGTGTGAAGAATTTAAgaaatttaatatatcataaagAGAATGAGAAAGTAGAAGAAATACATAAAAGAATATGctatgtaaaaataattctagaatgtaataaagaaaatgtagaaataaaaagaacattaaattataaaggTGTTAgtaatttttatataaatgacAAATTAGTTGATcaaaaagaatatatgaattttttaagaaaaaatagaaTTGAAACAAAAACTAAAACGtgtttaatttttcaaGGTGATATTGaagatattattaataaaaaacCAAACGAACTAGCCaaattatttgaatatattagTGGTTCAGATGAATATGAACAAATAtatgaagatataaaagaaaaattaaaagagaaacaaataaattgtaaaaattatttaaatgaaaagaaaaaaatagaacaagaaattaaaatacataaaatacaaatgaatgataatataCAACATAATAAActtaaagaaaattatgaatctgaaattaaattatattatctatttaaattatatcattattttaaaaaaaaagaaaaatttaaagaagatctacttttatataaagaagaaaaattaCAATTTGAACAAGACATtctaaataaaaataaaaaaaaggcaaatgaattagaaaaaaataatttaattaaaaaaaaggaatccataaaaattgaagaacaaataaaaaCTCATTATATACAACTTAATCAATTcacaatattattaaacGAAATatcagaaaaaaaaaaattctgTAACGATTCCTTACAAAAATTTCTATCTAATAAAAAACTTAAAACAAATATGCAAGAACATTGTAACAGGTTTATAGAAAATCTAAATTCACAAATAAAGGAGCAAAATAAAAAACTagaaaatgaatataaaagtaaattaaaaattaatatcAAGTTCTTTTCACAATATGAAAgtatacaaaatattatcaagACAAAAATTGAGGAACATAAAAAGATGATATCACTTGGGGGGGAAAAGGGGGATCATAAATCGAGCgtatatttgaataatgaaaatgtaaaaaaaaatgataaaaaaggaaaaagggataaaaaaaaaaatataaacataaatcgtgatcatataaataatgataatataaatgatgataatatgaatatatcCAATTCAGATCATTCcaataattataatatgatagaatattatacaaatatgctaaattttttaaaggatgaaaaaatattaaacaaaataCATATCGATAGCacaaataattatgaatGTCCATATGagaattataatattatcgAATTTATAGAAAATTTGGATGAATATAAACAATGTAAAGAGAcctatttatatttatgtgcAAACAgcaatattaatataaataattatactAATTTATCATGctctttaaaaaaagatattaaaGAATTACAAGAAGAATGTGATACATTAAATAGGAAGAAAcaaaaagaattattagAATATGAATCTGAAAAATTAGCATATGATCAATTAAATGATcgtatatataaattaaataatataataaaggaacaagatgataatatacaaaataataaaatgaaaattaaaatgtgGAATGATACTATCCtacaaaatgaaaaacaaatagaaatattagAAGAACAAactaatattttaaatgttcataaaaatgaattaatagcatttgaaaaaaaaagagatattataaaaaatctacaaaatatatttggACAGGATCAAGTTTATGATGAAGTTAGTAATTTATATCAAGTAAACaatcaaatatattatactGCTCTAAATAATATTCTAAACAAATTTAATAACTTTCTGGTTGTCaaaaatattgatataGGCATGAAATGCATAAAATATCTGaaggaaaataaattaCAAAGAATGGATTTTATACCTTATGAAAATTTTGTATcaaatttgaaaaaaaaaaaaaaaaataaaaataacataataGAAGATAATTACACAAGAAGGGATGAAAAACAACAACATATACAAAATCAACAGGAACATTATGATGATTCTCATAACAATGAACATAATACATATGTTGATAAGAATAACACTAATATatcttcttttaataatgtagaaaaagttattaatacatttaaaaagaaaaatataattcttGCAAATAATTGTCTTGTATGTGATcagaaatataaaataatgtttGATTATTTAATAGGAGAAGATACATTAATTGtagataaaataaaagatgctgaagatataaaaaataagtttccttatataaatattaatatggTCACATTAAATGGACATGTTATTtctaaaaataataatttaattattgatattacaaataaatattctgatatagaaaaattcaataataaaagattaaatattaatttatataataaactAATAAACCAGAAAGAAGAATGTCTAAATAATATCAATGATTGTAATcgaaatattattcaaacTAATGAActtataaataaacaacAAAGCGaatatgaattaaataaaaaaaaaatctcaagtatattaattaaaaaaaatatttttgaaaatgAAATTGAAGCTAAAAATAAAGTTATGGAACATtatgaacaaaaaatagataaattaaaaaatatagatttaaaaaaaaaattagaattattagattcatatgaaaaagaattatttaaagaaaGGAATAGTCTTTCATTATATCAAAAAGATgcttttaaaaatttaaatgaaaaatttaaaatagataatatttatgaaatTATAGAACACAATTTAAGAGATATGGACAAAATTGATGAACATATTAATCgcataaaaaataatataaaaaaattaaatgatgatattaatgaattattagataaaaaaaatgaaattaactttttacaaaaaaatgaacaatcaatagatgaagataatattaaaaaagaattaatatCACTTGAAAAACAAGAAAAAGATTCAAATCAACAAATTgataatatacataaaatattacaaGATTTAGAAGgagaaaaaattaatattcataaaaatcTAAATAATCTTAATCAAGAATTAAATCAACTTCgtgataatataaatattaattttgaaaaatatgaacatatagaaaataaaattgaaaattcacaaaaaaaaatacaaatatatacacaaTTTATAAATGATCTAATAAATGAATGTGATATAAATAGTGTCAATATTTTCTTAACAAATAATCTTTTAAAGGATATTGATGACCAAACAACTGATATGGAACAAAAaatacacaaaaaaaaaagaaataataaaaacaaaaataataaaaaaaataaaaaaaatcatatgTCTAGTGATCCACACCAAAAACGAAAAAGCAAATTACTAGAAAGTAGTGACAGTGAACAAGAAGATAATACATCTAATGCAAGTAATACTTCATGTAATAATTCAGaagatgaaaatgatatacttgaacaaaatgaagaaaaacaaaataacATACTCCTATCAAATATATCATTCGATCTTTTATCAgatgaattaaaaaatatggaaaatgataaagatataaacaatcaaaaagaaaatatggaaaaagaaattgaaagaaaaaaaaaactattaaaattaaaaaatgttaatTGTAATGCTGAAaaagaatatgaaaaattaacaTCCAAATTAAAATCAATTGATGCATCTCTTTCTGAAGAAAGAAAAGAATGTAATTTATTTGAACGTAATTTTAgaatattacaaaaaaaaagatcTTACAAATTCTTACATTgttttaattatattaaaaatattatagataatgtatataataatttaacATATAATGCTAAACATCATGTCGGTGGACAAGCTTTTTTAGACTTATGTAATTTTAATGAATTTAATAAAGATGATGAACCTTTCTATTGTGGtatcaaatataataatatgcCTCCTATGAAAAGATATTTTGAAATATCTGAATTAAGTGGAGGTGAAAAAAGTATTAGTGCATTAgcattaattttttcaattcaaaaatatattaataacTCATTTATTATACTTGATGAAGTTGATGCAAATATGGACCCTCTCAAAATTCATTCTCTAACAAGATATCTAAATTCAATTAATAGTCAAGTTATTGTTATTTCGTTGAAGGAAAAATTCTTTAGTAAAAGTCAATCCCTAATCGGAgtatacaaaaataaacataaaaaatgttcAAAAACAATTACTTTGGATATAAGTAAATATCGACAGGATCTAACAAACAATTGA
- a CDS encoding putative armadillo repeat protein PF16 produces the protein MSKVIHQIFEEYNKSRIQFTQNVCDYCLKSHNIEILINTDIIILLRPLILDKVPIVQQNATLILGRLASHSEEIALTIIENDILPHLIYCLKHENKNYRKNSAYTLQCLARHNEKLAKIVGEDNCIDYLIDGLYEYDLKLKESYINTLCAIIKNDEELSNIVVNKGVIPLLILCLQEKDNNLIRSTINILSELSKHSIDIAKNIVDNNCLHNIIKFLDNNDIYIKRYTCNCISNIAKHKDELTELIIENDIFPKILYLLKDNDDIVKKNCANCLKEMSKHNEDICKIITRAGTIPFLCDFIDISKDHIKLPAILCIGFISSFSESLSLNIILANTICVLKKCLLQESQDYIKSATVWALGNIGKHSTEHAKKISDENLLIILVNLYNSNDSSDDLKKKIKDALKFIIQKITDIDALQPIFIKSTWPLAKYSILQFSKLLPKNASSKKGFIQSGCLKYLQEIKNTEEAKKYEIEINNINKTFPEDIVNYYTPGYSDMLIKRIDEVQKN, from the exons atgagCAAAGTTATTCATCAAATATTTGAAGAGTACAATAAATCTAGGATTCAGTTTACACAGAATGTTTGTGATTACTGTTTAAAATCTCAcaatatagaaatattaattaatacagatataataattttattacGTCCTTTAATATTAGACAAGGTGCCCATAGTTCAACAAAATGCTACTTTAATTTTAGGTAGGCTAGCTAGCCATTCTGAAGAAATAGCATTGACAATAATAGAGAATGATATATTACcacatttaatatattgtttaaAACATGAGAATAAGAACTATAGAAAGAATAGTGCATATACATTACAATGTTTAGCTAGAcataatgaaaaattagCAAAGATTGTAGGAGAAGATAATTGTATAGATTATTTAATAGATGgtttatatgaatatgatttaaaattaaaagaatcatatataaatacattatGTGCTATTATAAAAAACGATGAAGAATTATCAAATATTGTTGTGAATAAAGGTGTTATACctttattaattttatgcttacaagaaaaagataataatttaattagatcaactataaatatattatctgAATTATCTAAACATTCAATAGATATAGCTAAGAATATAGTAGATAATAATTgtttacataatataataaaatttctagataataatgatatatatataaaaagatatacATGCAATTGTATATCAAATATAGCTAAACATAAAGATGAATTAACAGAATTAATTAttgaaaatgatatattccctaaaattttatatcttttaaaagataatgatgatatagttaaaaaaaattgtgCTAATTGTTTAAAAGAAATGAGTAAACATAATGAAGatatatgtaaaattaTAACAAGAGCAGGAACTATACCTTTTCTTTGTGATTTTATAGATATATCAAAAgatcatataaaattacCAGCTATATTATGTATAGGATTTATATCATCTTTCTCAGAATCTTTAAgtttaaatattattcttGCTAATACTATATgtgtattaaaaaaatgtcTACTACAAGAATCACAAGATTATATTAAATCTGCAACAGTATGGGCACTAGGAAATATAGGCAAACACTCAACTGAACAtgcaaaaaaaatttcagATGAAAATCTATTAATTATTCTAGTCAACTTATATAACTCTAATGATTCCTCTGATgatttaaagaaaaaaattaaagacGCATTGaaatttattatacaaaaaataacaGATATAGATGCTTTGCAGcctatatttattaaatcaACATGGCCACTGGCAAAATATTCGATTCTTCAATTTTCAAAATTGTTGCCTAAAAATGCGTCTTCTAAAAAGGGTTTCATTCAATCTGGTtgtttaaaatatttacag gaaataaaaaatacagAGGAAGCAAAAAAATACgaaatagaaataaataatatcaataaaACATTTCCAGAAGATATTGTTAATTATTACACACCAGGATATTCAGATATGTTGATCAAAAGAATAGATGAAgttcaaaaaaatta